The Thermodesulfobacteriota bacterium genome includes the window ATCCCCCACAGGCAGGCGCCCCGCCAGTCGAAGCCGCCGGTGTGCGGGCGGAGCACCGGTGCCGGCAGCTGGGCCCGGGCCAGCAGGGAAAAAACCAGCCCCACCGGCACGGTCACCAGGAAGATGGCGCGCCAGGAGAAGTGCTCCACCAGAAAGCCGCCCAGGGCCGGCCCGGTCATGAGCCCCCAGGAAACGACGACGCCGATCAGACCGAAGGCCCGGCCGGTCTCGTTCTTGGGGAAGGTCTCACCGATGATGGCCGGACCGATGGCCATCATCATCGCCGCCCCCAGGGCCTGCAGCCAGCGGGCGGCGATGAGCCAGCCGATACTGGCCGCCAGGGCACAGGCCAGGGAGCCGGCCGCGAACAGCAGCATGCCGAGGCTGTAGAGCCCCCGCCGGCCCCAGGCGTCGGACAGCGCCCCCCACCAGAGGAGAGAGGCGGAGATGGTGACCAGATAGATCATCACCACCCACTCGGTGCGGTGCAACGGGGCGTGCAGGCTGGCCATGATGCTGGGCAGGGCGATGTTGACGATGGAGCTGTCCAGGGTGGCCATGAAGACGCCGCAGGCCACGATGACGAAGACGCCCCACTTGGAGCCGGGCTGGGGAATGGTGGGCATGGGAGGAGATCGCGGTATCAGGGGCTGAGAGGGGAAGGCCGCCGGCCGGAGCCGCAGCCGGACGATTTGGATTTTGCGCCGAGATCGGGTACCTTGGGAGGATGTTGAGCCCATCCCCTGTCCGTTGCCGGCCAGTTGGACGTTGCTTCGCCCTGTCCATCAC containing:
- a CDS encoding MFS transporter, translating into MPTIPQPGSKWGVFVIVACGVFMATLDSSIVNIALPSIMASLHAPLHRTEWVVMIYLVTISASLLWWGALSDAWGRRGLYSLGMLLFAAGSLACALAASIGWLIAARWLQALGAAMMMAIGPAIIGETFPKNETGRAFGLIGVVVSWGLMTGPALGGFLVEHFSWRAIFLVTVPVGLVFSLLARAQLPAPVLRPHTGGFDWRGACLWG